GTCGAGGTCGAATCGGCAAAGCTCAAGTTCCCCAGAGGCCGCTCGAGGGCGCTTGAGGTGTCTCCCCCGGGTCAGACGGTCACGTTTCCGGCGCTCACGGAGGCGACGGGGACGTTTCCCGTCCGGGTGACGCTTCGAACTCCCGATGGGCGCGTCGTGGTGGAGCAGTCGGAGATCACCGTGAGGTCCACCGCGGCCAACGTCCTCGCACTCGGCCTCACGGTGGGGGCGGCGGCGTTTCTCGTCCTGTGGTACGCGAAAGGGCGCGGACGCCGAACCCCCCGGGGGCGGGCCGGTCCTCCGAATGGGGCCACGGGCTGATGCAGGAACGGAAGCTGTACCGGGCGACCGTGCTGATGACGGCCGGAACGGCGCTGTCGCGCCTGACGGGCCTCGCTCGTGTCGCTGCGCTTACATATGCGCTCGGCGTCACGGGAAGCCGTCTCGCCGACACGTACAACATCGCGAACACGCTGCCGAACATCATTTTCGAGCTGTTCCTGGGGGGCGTGCTCACCTCGCTGCTCGTCCCGGTGGTCATTTCCATGCGGTCGGAGGGGCGTTCGGACGTCTCGGGGCTGGTCACCTCGTCGCTGATCGTCCTGACCGCGCTGTCCGTCCTGACCATAGTCGCGGCCCCCCTGCTGATCCGCGTCTACACCCTGCGCATCGACGCCGCCGTGAGGGACGAGACGCGGGAGCTCGCCACGTTCCTGCTGCGGTGGTTCGCGCCGCAGATCCTCTTCTACGGCCTATCGGCCATCGGCGAAGCCCTGCTCAACGTGCGCCACCGATTCGGCCCCCCGAAGTTCATCCCCGTCCTGAACAACCTCATATGGGGCGGCACGTTCCTCGCATACGCGAGGCTGTTCGGCGAACAGGGCCTGTCGCTTTCGCCGGGGGCCAAGACGCTGTTGGGGGCCGGAACGACCCTGGGTGTTGTGGTGCAGGGACTGGCGTACCTGCCTCTGCTCCGACAGGACAGGCTCCGGTTCCGCCCAGACTTCTCGGACCCGGCGATCCGATCGATGCTTCGGCTGTCCGGGTACGTGATGGCCTACGTGGTGGTGAACCAGATAGGGCTGTGGGTGGTGATACAGCTGGCCCAGTCGGTCGCCGGTGGCGTCACCGCATACCAGGTCGCGTTCATCTTCCTGCAGCTGCCTCATGGACTTTTCGCCGTCAGTTTGAACTCCGCGCTGCATCCAGACTTGTCGGCGGCAGCCGTAGGCGGCGACTGGGACTCCTACCGGAGATCCTTTGCGGCAGGCGTGCGGGGGACCGCCTTTCTGCTGGTCCCGGCGGCCGTCGGCTATGCGCTGCTTTCTAGGCCGTTGGCGAGGATGCTGCTGGCCCGCGGGGCGTCCGGGGTCCGTGACGCTGACGCCGTTGCCTCTGTTCTCACCGCGTTCTGTGTCGGCCTGCCGTTTTTCTCGCTATTCCAATTCCTCACCAGGTGCTTCTACGCGCTGAGGATCACGCGCACCCCGACGCTCGTCCGTGCCGCCGCCGTCGCGGTCCATGCCGCTGTGAACGTCCCGCTGTTCACGGCGCTGGGCGTGCCCGGGCTCGCGCTCGGCCACGGCATCTCGTACGCCTTCGGGTCGATTGTGCTCTGGGGCTTGCTGAGCGGGCGCGTACAAGGCGGGCTTTCGGCGCAGGCGCTCGTCTCGCCGGTCGCGCGAGTAGCCGCCTCCGCCGCCGCGATGGGCGCGGGGGTGTGGGCTATCGTGGCGTGGCTTGGGCAAGGTCCGTTCGCCGTATTGGCGGCGACCGCCGCCGGGGCTGTACTCTACCTTGTGTTTTCGCAGGTCACGGGCCTTACAGAGGGACGGATGCTGCTGGAATCGATCCGCAGGACTCCCGCGCCGGCCCCCACCCCCGAATGACGACTGTGCGAAGGGTCATCGCCGCTGAGGCTGGACAGGTCTCCGCCTGGCTCGTGAAGATGCTGCTGGCCGTCGCGGTGGTTGGTTTTATCGTGCTCGAAGGCGGATCGCTTGTGTTCAACCGACTCCAGGCACCCGACATTGCGGCTACGGCGGCACAGGAAGCAGGACTCGTCTACTCCAACTCCAACGTGTTCGAAGCCGCCAAAGCGACGGCCGAGGAGTACGTGACCAAGAACGGGGGCGAGTTCGTCGAGTTCAAGGTCGATCCCGTTGGGCGGCGGGTGTCGGTTCGGATGAAAAAGACGGCCAAGACGTTCGTGGTCAAGAAGATCGAGCGGCTGCACCCGCTGGCGGTCGTCGAGGTCACCGAGTCGGCTCCTTTGCGGACCTAGCCGGGAAAGGAAACGTCGATGGTCAAGGTCGTGACTGATTCCGCGGCGGACCTGCCGCCTGAACTGGCCTCGAGCCACGGCATCCGAGTCGTTCCTCTGACGATCCGGTTCGGCACCGAGAGTTTCCTGAGCGGCGTGGACCTCGATGCCCACCAGTTCTGGACGAAGTTGCGTGCGTCCTCGGACAGCCCGGCGACGGCCGCGCCCAGCGCAGGCGAGTTCGAGACGGTCTACCGGGAACTGGCCGAGGAGGGGGCGGACGGCGTGGTTTCCGTCCATCTGTCCGAGAAGCTGTCGGCGACAGCCCAGTCCGCGAAGATCGCGGCGCGGTCGGCCGGCGTCCGGGTGGAGGTGATCGACTCCCAGGGCGTGTCCGGCACCACGGCGTTGATGGCACTGAGGGCCGCGGAACTGGCGGACAAGGGGTCGGATCTCGACGCGATCGTCAGGGACCTTGAAGAACTGCGGGACCGGACGAAGCTTTTCGCGGTCATCGACACGCTCGAGTACCTCAGGCGAGGCGGGCGGATCGGCGGCGCCCAGGCGCTGCTCGGGACGATGTTGCAGGTGAAACCCGTCATCAGCATCGTCGACGGCGTCGTCGAACCCGTGGGACGCGTGAGGACCCGCGCCAAGGCTTTTCAGCACCTCGCGGGTCTGGTCAAAGCGGACGCAGGCCGCATCGACCAGATGGTGGTGATAACCGGTGAGGCCCCCGACGTGGACACCTTCCTGTCGATGCTGGACGGAGTCGTGGATATACCGCCGGAACGGGTCTGGACACTCGGCCCGGTTGTCGGGACCCATGCGGGCCCCGGCGTAGTTGGTGTCGCCTTCTCCACGACCTGATGCCGGCGACGGTTGCGCCCGGTTCGCTCATAGGGGGCCGGTACAAGGTCGAGGCGAACCTCGGCTCGTCGGATCGATCGTCGGTGTGGAGGGCGCTGGACGAGCGGCTCCAGCGACAGGTCGCGATAAGGGTGTTCGCGCAGGTCGACGACGCCCAGGATCTCCAGCATCAGATCGGGGTGGCCGCTTCGCTGACGCACCCCCGCGTCGTGCGGGTGTTCGACACCGGTTACGACAGCGGCAACTTCTACACCGTGAGCGAGCTGCTTCCGGGGTCCCTTGCGTGGGCCGCCCTTCCGCTGTCGACGTCGGAGGCCCTTTCGGTTGGCGCGGATGTGGCCGAAGCCCTCCGCTACGCCCACTCCCGCGGGGTCGTGCACGGCAACCTTCACGAGGGCAACGTGCTGCTGTCCGAGCAGGGCGCCAAAGTAGGCGACTTCTGGGTGGTGGCGGGCAGCGGTCCGTCCGGCCCCGCGCGGGACCTGGTGGCTCTCGGGAGCCTCATAAAGCGCCTGGCGCCGCCGGAGTTGCCTGATCCAGGCAACCGGGAGCTTGCGAGGATCGCCGGGAAGCTGGAAGCGGGGGCCTATCCGGACGCCGAAAGCGCCCTCTCGGACCTCAGGTCCATCCGTCCCAGCCAGCCGAGGTCGGTCCCGAAGCGCAGTGCGGTGCCGGTGATCGTCGCCGGCATCGCGTTGCTCGGCCTCCTCGTGGCGGGAGCAACCCGGCTGGGAGCGAGGTCCACGCCGACTCCGGCTCCGTCCGAAAGCCACTTCGCCGGAGACCCCCACCGGATCGTCCGTGTCGAGGACTTCGATCCCATGGGCAACGACGGCCGTGAGGGCCGGCGCTCTGTGGCGCGCATAACGGACGGCGACACGGCCACCTTCTGGGCGACCGAGCGGTACTCCAGCGCAGGCTTCTCCGGGCTGAAACGCGGGGTCGGTGTGATTGTCGATCTGGGACAGGCGCGGGAGGTGGGTCGTGCGAAGTTGCTGATGGGGGTGGAGGGGTGCGCCGTCGAGCTGCGCCGGTCGGAGGGCCGGGCGCGCACGATCGACGGCTGGGACACCGTCGCCTCCGTGGGTTCGGCAGGCAGGACGACGTCGGTCGATGTGCGTCCGTCGACGTCCCGGTGGTGGCTGGTCTGGATAACGAGGCTGGGCCGAACGCCGGGTGGACGCGGACGGTCGTATTCGTGTGCCGTTTCGGAGGTCGGGTTATACCCGCCGTGACGCCGGCCATGCGACCGGGGTCGGCGGAACCGGCTCCCGGCGTTTAGTCTCGGCGTCGGCCTTGAAGGGCCTGGAAAAGGAGCGTCATGGATCCCAGGCAGGTGCTCATCATCGGATCGGGTCCCGCGGGCTTCACGGCCGCGGTCTACGCGGCGCGCGCGAACCTACAGCCCCTGTTGTTCGAGGGTTTCGGCTGGGGCGGACAGTTGATGATCACGTCCGACGTCGAGAACTATCCGGGCTTCTCCGACGGCATCCAGGGCCCGGAACTGATGGAGGCCTTCCGAAAGCAGGCCCTTCGCTTCGGGACCGAGATCGTCACGGAGGACGTGACACGGGTCGACTTCTCGTGCCGCCCGTTCAGGGTCTGGACCGGTGAACGAGAGCACTCCGCAAGATCGGTGATCGTCTCGACCGGCGCGGTAGCCCGTCGCATAGGTATCCCGGGTGAAACCGAAATGACCGGCAAGGGGCTTTCCTATTGCGCGACGTGCGACGGCTTTTTCTTCAGAGGCGAGGAGATCGTCGTCATCGGTGGTGGTGACACGGCGCTTGAGGAAGCCCTGTTCCTGTCCAAGTTCGGCTCCAAAGTCACGGTGGTGCACCGGCGGGACCAGCTGAGGGCATCAAAGATCCTCCAGGACCGCGCGTTCGCGCACCCAAAGCTCAGCTTCGTCTGGGACTCCGTGGCGACAGGGATCGCGATGGACGGCGACAAGCTGACCGGCCTGAACCTGCGCAACGTGATTTCCGGCGAGGAATCTTTCCTGGCGGCAGGTGGCGTCTTCGTCGCCATCGGACACGACCCCGCCACGAAGATCTTCGAGGGCCAGCTGGATATGGACCCGCAGGGTTACATCCTCACGCAGGCGCCGGCGTCCAGGACTTCGGTGGAGGGGGTTTTCGCGGGCGGCGACTGTGTGGACCACGTCTACCGGCAGGCCGTGACCGCCGCGGGAATGGGTTGCGCCGCCGCGATCGACGCCGAGCGCTGGCTGGAGTCCGTGGGTCACTGACGCCCGGACCGGCCGCACTGCCGAAGCGGTAGTCTCGGCCCCCGATGCGCATCGACAGGATTGAAGCGTGGGTGTGTCACTTCCCGCTGCCCAGGCCGTTCGCGCCCTCGTGGGTGCCTGGAGTGCCGTCGGAGTCCAACTCCTGCGTCATCTACCGGATCACGACCGATGACGGCATCACCGGAACGGCGGGCGGAATAGCCGTCTTCGACGAGGCCGCCGGGTACCTGCCCGTCCTGCGCGCCTACCTGGTGGGCCGCGAAGTCACCTCGGTAGAGGACATCCTCAAGACACTGAGGTCCAGCGCCCAGATCCTCGGCTACCGAGCGTGGCACATCGAGCCGGCCTTGTGGGACATCATCGGCAAGGCGGCCGGGATGCCGGTCTACAAGCTTCTGGGGGGCGCCCGGGACCGACTCATGGCCTATGCGTCCACAGGAGAGCTCAAGCTGCCCGAGGCGCACGTCCAGGCTTGCCTGCAGCTCCAGGAACTGGGATTCAGGGCGGTCAAGTTGCGGGTGCGGCACCCGACCGTGACCGAGGACGTGGCGGTCGTCGAGGCGGTGCGTGAGGCGTTGGGGCCGGAGTTCACCCTTATGGTGGACGCCAACCAGGGCTGGCGGGTGCACGGGCTCGGTCCCTATCCCGAGTGGGACTTCAAGCGGGCCGTCCAGTTCTCCCGGGAGTGCGAGGACCTCGACGTGTACTGGCTCGAGGAGCCGTTGTACCAGCACGACTACGACGGATATTCCAGCCTCCGGGCCCAGACGGACGTGCGACTGGCGGGGGGCGAGATGCTCGCCGAGCTTCACCCCTTCAGGGAACTGCTGACCCGGGGGGCTCTGGACGTCGTCCAGCCCGACGTGGCGCTGTCGGGCGGCATCCTCATGTCGCGGAAGATCGCGGTCCTCGCCGAGGCTTTCGGGGTGGAGTACGCCCCCCACACCTGGACCAACGGGCTGGGGCTCGCAGCGAACCTGCACTGCATGGGGGCGGCCCCCAATGCGACCTGGTGTGAGTACCCGTTCGAGCCGGGCTCCTGGATCCCGGAGGCGCGCGACGCCATGCTCACCGAGCCGCTCCAGGTGGACAGTGACGGATCGATCCAGGTTCCACAGGGCCCCGGCCTGGGGGTGGAGATGGACTGGGGCGCCGTCGCGGCCCACGGGCACGCGATCGGCTGAGCACCGCTGCCGCGGACCCCGCCCCTCCGTACACTTGCTGTACACCAACATAGAAAGGCGGGCGTCATGGCCGACGTTTCGACACTGACAGCGGACAGCTTCAACGACACGATCTCGGGATCCGAACCGGTTCTGATCGACTTTTGGGCCGAATGGTGCGCCCCGTGCAGGCAGATCGCGCCCATCCTCGACGAGATCGCGGCCGAGCAGCAGGGACGGATCCGCGTGGCCAAGATCGACGTGGACGCCAATCCCGACCTGTCCCGGAATTTGCAGATCATGAGCATCCCGACTCTCATCCTGTTCTCTGGTGGGGAGGAGAAGGTCCGGATCATCGGCTCGCGAAACAAGGAACAGCTGCTCAAGGAGATCGAGCCTCACCTGGGCTGAGGGGCGGCGGCCCGTCCCCTCGATGATGCCTTTGCAGCGTCCCCCGCTCCGCTCGGGTGCCTCTGGCGGAGCCGTGCTCGACGTCCAGGCTCGTCTTCAGGCGCTGGGTTACCCGGTCGCCTCCGTCGAGCGCGGATTCTTCGGGGGTGAGACCGAGTCCGCGGTCAAGGTCTTCCAGATCCGCCGGGGCCTGAGTCCGGACGGCATCGTCGGCGAGCTCACCTGGAGGGAGCTGGTCGAGGCTTGCCTGCGGCTCGGCAGCCGGATGCTGTACCTGCGCCGACATCCAATGCGCGGCGACGACGTCCGCGACCTGCAGCGCCGCCTCAACGCCCTCGGATTCGACTCGGGCAAGGAGGACGGGATCTTCGGCGCGGAGACCCATGCCGCCGTGACCCAGTTTCAGCGGGGAAGCGGCCTTCCCAAAGACGGGATCGTGGGCAGGGCGACGGTGGACGCCCTGAATCGTCTGGCGCGACGGATCCAGCCGGGGTCCAAGTCGCAACTGCGC
This sequence is a window from Actinomycetota bacterium. Protein-coding genes within it:
- the murJ gene encoding murein biosynthesis integral membrane protein MurJ, with translation MQERKLYRATVLMTAGTALSRLTGLARVAALTYALGVTGSRLADTYNIANTLPNIIFELFLGGVLTSLLVPVVISMRSEGRSDVSGLVTSSLIVLTALSVLTIVAAPLLIRVYTLRIDAAVRDETRELATFLLRWFAPQILFYGLSAIGEALLNVRHRFGPPKFIPVLNNLIWGGTFLAYARLFGEQGLSLSPGAKTLLGAGTTLGVVVQGLAYLPLLRQDRLRFRPDFSDPAIRSMLRLSGYVMAYVVVNQIGLWVVIQLAQSVAGGVTAYQVAFIFLQLPHGLFAVSLNSALHPDLSAAAVGGDWDSYRRSFAAGVRGTAFLLVPAAVGYALLSRPLARMLLARGASGVRDADAVASVLTAFCVGLPFFSLFQFLTRCFYALRITRTPTLVRAAAVAVHAAVNVPLFTALGVPGLALGHGISYAFGSIVLWGLLSGRVQGGLSAQALVSPVARVAASAAAMGAGVWAIVAWLGQGPFAVLAATAAGAVLYLVFSQVTGLTEGRMLLESIRRTPAPAPTPE
- a CDS encoding DegV family protein, which gives rise to MVKVVTDSAADLPPELASSHGIRVVPLTIRFGTESFLSGVDLDAHQFWTKLRASSDSPATAAPSAGEFETVYRELAEEGADGVVSVHLSEKLSATAQSAKIAARSAGVRVEVIDSQGVSGTTALMALRAAELADKGSDLDAIVRDLEELRDRTKLFAVIDTLEYLRRGGRIGGAQALLGTMLQVKPVISIVDGVVEPVGRVRTRAKAFQHLAGLVKADAGRIDQMVVITGEAPDVDTFLSMLDGVVDIPPERVWTLGPVVGTHAGPGVVGVAFSTT
- a CDS encoding protein kinase, with the protein product MPATVAPGSLIGGRYKVEANLGSSDRSSVWRALDERLQRQVAIRVFAQVDDAQDLQHQIGVAASLTHPRVVRVFDTGYDSGNFYTVSELLPGSLAWAALPLSTSEALSVGADVAEALRYAHSRGVVHGNLHEGNVLLSEQGAKVGDFWVVAGSGPSGPARDLVALGSLIKRLAPPELPDPGNRELARIAGKLEAGAYPDAESALSDLRSIRPSQPRSVPKRSAVPVIVAGIALLGLLVAGATRLGARSTPTPAPSESHFAGDPHRIVRVEDFDPMGNDGREGRRSVARITDGDTATFWATERYSSAGFSGLKRGVGVIVDLGQAREVGRAKLLMGVEGCAVELRRSEGRARTIDGWDTVASVGSAGRTTSVDVRPSTSRWWLVWITRLGRTPGGRGRSYSCAVSEVGLYPP
- the trxB gene encoding thioredoxin-disulfide reductase, which translates into the protein MDPRQVLIIGSGPAGFTAAVYAARANLQPLLFEGFGWGGQLMITSDVENYPGFSDGIQGPELMEAFRKQALRFGTEIVTEDVTRVDFSCRPFRVWTGEREHSARSVIVSTGAVARRIGIPGETEMTGKGLSYCATCDGFFFRGEEIVVIGGGDTALEEALFLSKFGSKVTVVHRRDQLRASKILQDRAFAHPKLSFVWDSVATGIAMDGDKLTGLNLRNVISGEESFLAAGGVFVAIGHDPATKIFEGQLDMDPQGYILTQAPASRTSVEGVFAGGDCVDHVYRQAVTAAGMGCAAAIDAERWLESVGH
- a CDS encoding mandelate racemase/muconate lactonizing enzyme family protein — its product is MRIDRIEAWVCHFPLPRPFAPSWVPGVPSESNSCVIYRITTDDGITGTAGGIAVFDEAAGYLPVLRAYLVGREVTSVEDILKTLRSSAQILGYRAWHIEPALWDIIGKAAGMPVYKLLGGARDRLMAYASTGELKLPEAHVQACLQLQELGFRAVKLRVRHPTVTEDVAVVEAVREALGPEFTLMVDANQGWRVHGLGPYPEWDFKRAVQFSRECEDLDVYWLEEPLYQHDYDGYSSLRAQTDVRLAGGEMLAELHPFRELLTRGALDVVQPDVALSGGILMSRKIAVLAEAFGVEYAPHTWTNGLGLAANLHCMGAAPNATWCEYPFEPGSWIPEARDAMLTEPLQVDSDGSIQVPQGPGLGVEMDWGAVAAHGHAIG
- the trxA gene encoding thioredoxin; translation: MADVSTLTADSFNDTISGSEPVLIDFWAEWCAPCRQIAPILDEIAAEQQGRIRVAKIDVDANPDLSRNLQIMSIPTLILFSGGEEKVRIIGSRNKEQLLKEIEPHLG